From a single Candidatus Hydrogenedentota bacterium genomic region:
- a CDS encoding HD domain-containing protein, translating to MDMQSAVPSAFAGRVVELLEHLHPLDRVARAGYVLRGVTEPESVAAHSHFVSLMALLFVEQYPGRWDRERVLAMALVHDLAEARLMDIPLPAAGEGLRAAKDAAEQAIVSDLLRGFPERLAAAHREFAEARTEEARLVRALDKAQMMLKVWCYQQEQRGRLEEFWETRGNFEDYGIEPVRALFDAICARAGRRRPR from the coding sequence ATGGATATGCAATCGGCCGTGCCGTCTGCCTTCGCGGGTCGCGTCGTCGAACTCCTCGAGCATTTGCATCCGCTCGACCGCGTGGCGCGCGCGGGGTATGTGCTGCGCGGCGTAACAGAACCGGAGTCCGTCGCGGCGCACAGCCATTTCGTCAGCCTGATGGCTCTTCTGTTCGTTGAGCAGTACCCCGGCCGCTGGGACCGCGAGCGGGTGCTGGCTATGGCGCTCGTGCATGACCTCGCGGAAGCGCGGCTCATGGATATTCCCCTGCCCGCGGCCGGAGAAGGCCTGCGGGCCGCAAAAGACGCGGCGGAGCAGGCTATTGTGAGCGACTTGCTGCGCGGCTTCCCGGAACGCCTGGCCGCGGCACATCGGGAATTCGCCGAAGCGCGCACGGAAGAGGCGCGGCTGGTGCGCGCACTGGACAAGGCCCAAATGATGCTCAAGGTCTGGTGCTACCAGCAGGAACAACGGGGCCGGCTGGAGGAATTCTGGGAAACCCGGGGCAATTTCGAAGACTACGGGATTGAACCCGTCCGCGCGCTATTCGACGCGATTTGCGCGCGCGCCGGCCGTCGGCGCCCCCGCTGA
- a CDS encoding OmcA/MtrC family decaheme c-type cytochrome produces MGKRFRQSVCGGISGNLLLVMVCGLSVCLMAGCPLLQGPAGPTGPEGPEGPEGPEGPEGPTGPPGPGFAWAPGLNITIQSVTIPADLRPEVRFTAKDNKGNNVVKAEFTDVRLMLDYLEGSGVDKSAVSGRYVSYTLASNGQATTDSARLNGVTQNTDGSFTYKFAAAIPAGYDPAATHQVGGQIGRMYVVNGKTYFANPVFTFRPDGAAVTQTREIVDTETCNACHTRLAFHGGGRREVQYCILCHNEQSIDPETGNTVDMPVLIHKIHRGESLPSVEEGVPYQIIGHGGSVNDYSTVVFPQDIRKCEVCHQSAPQADAWKTTPSRAGCGSCHDRTWFGDPDETPEGFENHPLDFEQADDSQCKTCHTPDAPGISPISLAHRRPVEQEEAPGLALDIVGVSTNPADGTLQITFTAANGDGTPVTALSSLSSVSTLVAYPATDYETFVREAIQGSGGPNGTLDTNASPTGTYVYTYRAKLPAGTGATFAVAMEGRRTFESDGANVTQGTSSNGLTYFTLDGAEPEPRREIVDPEKCNACHGEMRFHGEQRYGVDLCVMCHNPNTTDITRRPAEEIAGATTINFKDMIHGIHTGEELEGPLTIYGYGNVPHDFTEVRFPGDRRDCEMCHLPGTYELPVPEGALSTVVDNTVAVTEKLPERAACTSCHDGVLANFHAMLNTDEGAGVETCAVCHGADADFAVESVHEIEP; encoded by the coding sequence ATGGGAAAGCGGTTTAGACAAAGCGTATGCGGCGGGATATCAGGAAACCTGCTTCTCGTCATGGTATGCGGCCTGAGCGTATGCCTGATGGCGGGCTGCCCCCTCTTGCAGGGCCCTGCAGGCCCGACCGGTCCTGAAGGCCCCGAAGGCCCCGAAGGCCCCGAAGGCCCCGAAGGCCCGACAGGCCCTCCAGGTCCGGGCTTTGCATGGGCGCCGGGGCTGAATATCACCATTCAGTCCGTGACGATTCCCGCCGACCTGCGGCCGGAAGTCCGGTTTACCGCCAAGGACAACAAGGGCAACAATGTCGTCAAGGCGGAATTCACGGATGTCCGGCTCATGCTGGACTACCTGGAAGGCAGCGGCGTTGACAAGAGCGCCGTCAGCGGGCGGTACGTAAGCTACACACTCGCCAGCAACGGTCAGGCGACCACCGACTCGGCTCGTCTCAACGGCGTGACGCAGAATACGGACGGTTCGTTCACGTACAAGTTCGCCGCGGCGATTCCGGCCGGATATGATCCCGCTGCGACGCACCAGGTAGGCGGCCAGATTGGCCGCATGTACGTTGTGAACGGGAAGACGTATTTCGCAAATCCTGTTTTCACGTTCCGGCCCGACGGCGCTGCCGTGACACAGACGCGCGAGATCGTGGACACGGAGACCTGTAACGCGTGCCACACCCGCCTCGCGTTCCACGGCGGTGGCCGCCGTGAAGTTCAGTACTGCATCCTCTGCCACAACGAACAGAGCATTGACCCCGAGACGGGAAACACCGTGGACATGCCGGTGCTTATCCACAAGATTCACCGCGGCGAAAGCCTGCCCAGCGTGGAAGAGGGCGTTCCCTATCAGATCATTGGCCACGGCGGCTCGGTGAATGATTACTCTACCGTCGTTTTCCCGCAGGACATCCGGAAGTGCGAGGTGTGCCACCAGAGCGCGCCGCAGGCCGACGCCTGGAAGACGACGCCGTCGCGCGCGGGCTGCGGTTCCTGCCACGATCGCACCTGGTTCGGCGACCCGGACGAAACCCCGGAAGGTTTTGAAAATCACCCGCTCGATTTCGAACAGGCGGATGACAGCCAATGCAAGACTTGCCACACGCCGGATGCCCCGGGAATCTCCCCGATCAGCCTGGCGCACCGCCGGCCCGTCGAGCAAGAGGAAGCTCCCGGTCTCGCGTTGGATATCGTGGGCGTGAGCACCAACCCCGCCGACGGGACGCTGCAGATCACCTTCACGGCGGCGAACGGCGACGGCACGCCCGTTACGGCCCTTTCCAGCCTGAGCTCCGTTTCCACGCTCGTGGCCTATCCCGCCACGGACTACGAAACCTTCGTGCGTGAAGCCATTCAGGGCAGCGGCGGCCCCAACGGCACGTTGGACACGAACGCCAGCCCGACCGGCACGTACGTGTACACGTATCGGGCCAAGCTGCCCGCCGGCACGGGCGCCACCTTCGCGGTCGCGATGGAAGGGCGGCGTACCTTCGAATCGGACGGCGCCAACGTCACGCAGGGCACTTCGTCCAATGGCCTCACGTACTTCACGTTGGATGGTGCCGAACCCGAGCCGCGCCGTGAAATTGTGGACCCGGAAAAGTGCAACGCCTGCCACGGCGAGATGCGCTTCCACGGTGAGCAGCGCTATGGCGTCGACCTTTGCGTCATGTGCCACAATCCGAACACGACCGATATCACGCGCCGGCCCGCCGAAGAGATTGCCGGCGCCACGACGATAAACTTCAAGGACATGATCCACGGCATCCACACGGGCGAGGAACTGGAAGGCCCGTTGACCATCTACGGATATGGCAACGTGCCGCACGACTTCACGGAAGTGCGTTTCCCCGGCGACCGCCGCGACTGCGAGATGTGCCACCTGCCCGGTACCTATGAGCTGCCGGTCCCCGAAGGCGCCCTCTCCACCGTTGTCGACAACACGGTTGCGGTCACGGAAAAGCTGCCCGAACGCGCGGCGTGCACCTCCTGCCACGACGGCGTTCTGGCCAACTTCCATGCCATGCTGAATACGGATGAAGGCGCTGGTGTCGAGACCTGCGCGGTCTGTCACGGCGCGGATGCGGACTTCGCCGTTGAATCCGTGCACGAAATCGAGCCTTGA
- a CDS encoding HAMP domain-containing protein, translating to MTLRNTGRGVAFRLLWRVLCVPIFVKIIGVGLVVTALFGSVAFYESRAGIYRTHYRIHGRKALSVASALSRNIEAHIRSMNLPAVDAALDRSMSVVPDVRYAIVQDTGGNILSHGFTFPRDVPPDLASRGEELCASCHPATASTEIASELVETPSDLDFPAGEMREYHKADRLIVEARVPIGPEPLGVVRLGVGDTLIADELTAISRSMIMALATCAALGILLALGLAYLIVRPIHNLVEATNQIREGDFKARAQVFSGDEIGELSTALNQMAEGLDNYKQDALEKDKARVLLIGKIVQAQEEERKNISRELHDHFGQSLSNVLLSVEALSKDSPDRPDRLAALRRSIRALIDDVRRMAWDARPSILDDYGIDHALARYVEEISKRVAFPIDYQCVLPPDAERLPSEIEVTLYRIAQEAVTNIIRHAGAGQASIILLRHDHEVSLIVEDDGQGFDLHAVQRPGDTALGLIGMEERAALVGGDFAVVSRPGAGTTVRVRIPVREETYADTAIHSG from the coding sequence GTGACGCTGAGAAACACCGGCCGCGGCGTTGCGTTTCGGTTGCTGTGGCGCGTGCTTTGCGTGCCGATCTTCGTCAAGATCATCGGCGTGGGGCTGGTCGTGACCGCGCTGTTCGGCAGTGTCGCCTTCTATGAAAGCCGCGCCGGCATCTACCGGACCCATTACCGCATCCACGGGCGCAAGGCGCTCTCGGTCGCCTCGGCTTTGTCGCGCAACATCGAAGCGCACATACGTTCGATGAACCTGCCCGCGGTGGATGCCGCCCTGGACCGTTCCATGTCGGTGGTCCCGGACGTGCGTTACGCAATCGTGCAGGACACCGGGGGCAACATCCTCTCCCATGGGTTCACGTTTCCCAGGGATGTCCCGCCGGACCTCGCCTCGCGCGGCGAAGAACTGTGTGCGTCGTGCCACCCCGCCACTGCGTCGACGGAGATTGCGTCCGAGCTGGTCGAGACGCCCTCAGACCTGGATTTTCCCGCGGGCGAGATGCGCGAATACCATAAGGCGGACCGCCTCATCGTCGAGGCGCGCGTGCCGATTGGGCCCGAACCGCTCGGCGTGGTGCGCCTCGGTGTCGGCGACACGCTCATCGCGGACGAGTTGACCGCCATCAGCCGGTCCATGATCATGGCGCTCGCGACCTGCGCGGCCCTGGGCATTCTGCTTGCTCTCGGGCTTGCCTATCTGATCGTGCGCCCGATCCACAACCTTGTTGAGGCGACAAACCAGATCCGCGAAGGCGATTTCAAGGCGCGCGCGCAGGTCTTTTCCGGTGACGAGATTGGGGAACTGAGCACGGCCTTGAATCAGATGGCGGAGGGCCTGGACAACTACAAGCAGGACGCCCTGGAGAAAGACAAGGCGCGCGTCTTGCTCATCGGCAAGATCGTGCAGGCGCAGGAGGAAGAGCGCAAGAATATTTCGCGCGAGTTGCACGACCATTTCGGGCAGAGCCTGTCGAACGTGCTGCTGAGCGTGGAGGCCCTGAGCAAAGACTCTCCGGACAGGCCGGACCGCCTGGCCGCGCTGCGCCGGTCCATTCGCGCGCTTATCGACGATGTGCGCCGCATGGCGTGGGACGCCCGCCCCTCCATCCTCGACGATTACGGCATCGACCACGCGCTGGCCCGCTACGTCGAGGAGATATCCAAGCGTGTGGCCTTCCCCATTGATTATCAGTGCGTGTTGCCGCCGGACGCCGAACGCTTGCCCTCGGAGATTGAAGTGACGCTGTATCGCATTGCGCAGGAGGCGGTCACGAACATTATCCGTCATGCGGGCGCGGGCCAGGCCAGTATCATTCTGCTGCGACATGACCACGAAGTGAGCCTGATTGTGGAGGATGACGGGCAGGGATTCGACCTGCACGCCGTGCAGCGGCCCGGCGATACCGCACTGGGGCTGATTGGCATGGAGGAACGCGCCGCGCTTGTCGGCGGCGATTTCGCGGTGGTGTCCCGGCCGGGCGCGGGCACAACGGTCCGGGTGCGGATACCCGTGCGTGAGGAAACTTATGCGGATACGGCTATTCATAGCGGATGA
- a CDS encoding class IV adenylate cyclase yields MRNIELKARLDDPNAAERICRTLGATPEGVVKQRDTYFNVAQGRLKFRETSAGRTELIFYRRPDESGPKASDYIVEAAEPAIKHVLAEALGVKAVVEKARTLYLWENVRIHLDHVKGLGGFIEFEAVLTPPYDDADGRRKLDQLIEAFGLRPGQQQRQSYLELVLARSAGAPTAGARANRVE; encoded by the coding sequence ATGCGAAATATCGAACTGAAAGCCCGGCTCGACGATCCGAACGCCGCGGAACGTATCTGCCGGACCCTGGGCGCTACCCCGGAAGGAGTCGTAAAACAGCGCGATACGTATTTCAACGTTGCCCAAGGGCGTCTGAAGTTCCGGGAAACCAGCGCGGGCCGCACGGAACTTATCTTCTACCGCAGGCCCGATGAATCGGGCCCCAAGGCGTCGGATTACATCGTCGAGGCCGCGGAGCCCGCCATCAAACACGTGCTTGCCGAGGCCTTGGGCGTGAAAGCGGTGGTGGAAAAGGCTCGCACCTTGTACCTTTGGGAAAATGTCCGCATTCATCTGGACCACGTCAAGGGCCTGGGAGGCTTTATTGAGTTCGAAGCGGTGCTGACGCCGCCCTATGATGACGCCGACGGGCGCCGCAAGCTGGACCAGCTTATCGAGGCTTTTGGCCTGCGGCCGGGGCAGCAGCAGCGGCAGTCTTACCTGGAGCTTGTTCTCGCGCGCTCAGCGGGGGCGCCGACGGCCGGCGCGCGCGCAAATCGCGTCGAATAG
- a CDS encoding NAD(P)H-dependent oxidoreductase: MGKRIALFLGHPDSDSFCGSLARIYVRAAEKNGAEVRYTELGALKFDPVLHRGYKVAQELEHDLQAARRDILWAGHLVFVYPLWWGAMPALLKGFVDRVFTPGFGFQFESERSYIWRRLLHGRSARLIVTMDGPPLLIRLLYQNPGIHMMRDMTLEFCGVSPVGVTLLGSVKRATRARRLLWKMDVEDLGRAGR; this comes from the coding sequence ATGGGAAAGCGTATCGCGCTATTCTTGGGCCATCCCGACAGCGACAGTTTTTGCGGCAGCCTGGCGCGCATTTACGTGCGTGCGGCGGAGAAGAATGGCGCGGAGGTGCGGTATACCGAACTCGGCGCGCTGAAGTTCGACCCCGTGCTGCACCGGGGCTACAAGGTCGCCCAGGAATTGGAGCACGACCTGCAAGCCGCGCGGCGCGATATATTGTGGGCCGGCCACCTCGTGTTTGTGTATCCGTTGTGGTGGGGGGCGATGCCTGCGCTGCTCAAAGGTTTCGTGGACCGCGTGTTTACGCCCGGCTTCGGCTTCCAGTTTGAGAGCGAGCGGTCTTACATATGGCGCCGCCTCCTGCATGGCCGGTCCGCGCGCCTGATTGTCACCATGGACGGCCCCCCGCTTCTCATCCGTCTTCTCTACCAGAATCCGGGTATCCACATGATGAGAGATATGACCCTCGAATTCTGCGGCGTCAGCCCCGTTGGCGTAACGCTGCTGGGCTCGGTGAAGCGCGCGACGCGCGCCCGGCGCCTGCTCTGGAAGATGGACGTGGAAGATTTGGGCCGGGCGGGGCGCTAA
- a CDS encoding response regulator transcription factor, translating to MRIRLFIADDHAVFRSGLRALLEQEEEFLVVGETGSGVDTLKLLNEKDVDVLLLDISMPGLPGQRVAREALRAHPGLSIVVLTMHEDEYYLQELLRVGVRGYVLKKSTGSELVQAIRAVHRGNVYIDPTLAGLVVSPYVGRPASRARDPVTLLTPREKEVCTLLAYGHTNAEVAEKLRISDRTVETHRTNIMAKLELKSRADLVRYAIDNGLLKFD from the coding sequence ATGCGGATACGGCTATTCATAGCGGATGACCACGCGGTTTTCCGCAGCGGCTTGCGCGCCTTGCTCGAACAGGAGGAGGAATTCCTTGTCGTAGGCGAAACGGGCTCGGGCGTGGATACGCTGAAGCTCCTCAACGAAAAAGACGTGGATGTCCTGCTCCTGGACATCAGCATGCCGGGTTTGCCGGGTCAGCGCGTCGCGCGCGAAGCCCTGCGAGCGCACCCCGGCCTGTCAATCGTGGTGCTCACGATGCATGAAGACGAATACTACCTCCAGGAGTTGCTGCGCGTCGGCGTCCGCGGTTACGTGCTGAAGAAATCGACCGGCTCGGAACTGGTCCAGGCGATCCGGGCGGTCCATCGCGGCAACGTCTATATCGACCCCACGCTCGCGGGCCTGGTGGTGTCTCCCTACGTGGGGCGGCCGGCGTCGCGCGCGCGCGACCCGGTCACGTTGCTCACGCCGCGCGAGAAGGAGGTGTGCACCCTGCTCGCATACGGCCACACCAATGCGGAGGTCGCGGAAAAACTGCGCATTTCCGACCGCACCGTTGAAACCCACCGCACCAACATCATGGCCAAGCTGGAACTCAAGAGCCGCGCCGACCTCGTGCGCTATGCCATCGACAACGGTCTGCTCAAGTTCGACTGA
- a CDS encoding AAA family ATPase: MNTFGFEQFELAEANQTAFDVCREVAALRYSGPRPVLLLGPDQCGKTHLLWAIVKRVRASAVKTSLALIMAREFPEKVRGLLKDATPIRGRPAIFLVDELDQFREHVPELEAVTRLFLEHGHQVVVASCVHPDRLPALSPEFKALLRAGRIIEIGARQAPARAPAAPASTAAAAEQHAPADYEQLRQELEGLRRESADLRAQAEALRKERNVLEEKLAGKAKLAGELGTVRSQSAEMQTKVQSAEAERARLEKALSDEREAAAAREASLVEQHRLALAACEAERNAAVEQRDLIEKQLTEAWQRASQADRLRALLTEAQEDASAAFAQQARLQGQVGALKLAAEDAQALRSERDAIQAALAEAETRAGEVLEHLLARRNDWLASFAAMRDRIAQNGDGECGAPCLESAGEEAFAAEMLEEARASQGRLQVTLDAAQARLRAVESELEELRHANAAQSVEMEALRASAARRGGGPSASNGE, translated from the coding sequence ATGAACACCTTCGGTTTTGAACAATTCGAGCTGGCCGAGGCCAATCAGACGGCATTCGACGTATGTCGTGAGGTGGCCGCGCTCCGGTATTCCGGGCCGCGCCCCGTGCTGCTGCTCGGCCCGGACCAGTGCGGCAAAACCCATCTCCTTTGGGCCATCGTGAAGCGCGTGCGCGCCAGCGCCGTGAAGACAAGTCTCGCGCTCATCATGGCGCGCGAATTCCCCGAAAAGGTGCGCGGCCTTCTCAAGGACGCCACGCCCATTCGGGGCAGACCCGCGATATTCCTCGTGGACGAACTAGACCAATTCCGGGAGCATGTGCCGGAACTGGAGGCGGTAACGCGGCTGTTTCTGGAGCATGGTCACCAAGTGGTGGTCGCAAGCTGCGTCCATCCCGACCGCTTGCCGGCGCTGAGCCCCGAGTTCAAGGCTCTGCTGCGCGCCGGACGTATCATCGAAATTGGCGCGCGCCAGGCGCCGGCGCGCGCCCCCGCCGCGCCCGCCAGCACGGCGGCGGCTGCCGAGCAGCATGCGCCGGCGGATTACGAGCAGTTGCGGCAGGAACTGGAGGGGCTCCGCCGCGAATCCGCTGACCTGCGGGCCCAGGCGGAAGCGCTTCGCAAGGAACGGAACGTTCTGGAGGAGAAGCTGGCCGGAAAAGCGAAGCTCGCGGGGGAACTGGGCACCGTCCGTTCGCAGTCCGCCGAGATGCAGACCAAGGTGCAGTCCGCGGAGGCGGAACGGGCGCGGCTCGAAAAAGCGTTGTCGGACGAGCGCGAGGCGGCCGCGGCGCGCGAGGCGAGTCTCGTCGAACAGCACCGGCTGGCCTTGGCCGCCTGCGAGGCCGAGCGGAACGCGGCGGTGGAACAGCGAGACCTTATCGAGAAGCAATTGACCGAGGCGTGGCAACGGGCGTCTCAGGCGGACCGGCTCCGCGCGCTTTTGACGGAAGCGCAAGAAGACGCGTCCGCCGCGTTCGCCCAGCAGGCGCGGCTGCAGGGCCAGGTGGGCGCGCTGAAACTTGCCGCGGAGGATGCGCAGGCGCTCCGGTCCGAGCGCGACGCGATCCAGGCCGCGCTGGCCGAGGCCGAGACGCGCGCGGGCGAGGTGCTTGAACATCTTCTTGCGCGGCGCAATGACTGGCTGGCCTCCTTTGCCGCGATGCGCGACCGCATTGCCCAGAACGGGGACGGCGAATGCGGTGCCCCCTGCCTGGAATCAGCCGGGGAAGAGGCATTCGCCGCGGAGATGCTGGAAGAGGCGCGGGCCTCTCAGGGAAGGTTGCAGGTAACGCTGGACGCGGCGCAGGCGCGCCTGCGCGCCGTGGAGTCGGAGTTGGAGGAACTGCGTCACGCGAACGCAGCCCAGAGCGTGGAAATGGAGGCCTTGCGCGCAAGCGCGGCGCGGCGCGGCGGCGGCCCCTCCGCATCGAACGGCGAATAA
- a CDS encoding cytochrome b/b6 domain-containing protein encodes MRNTMGKRAAVLCCALLCAAPLAARAQENADCLFCHEDPDLHMTRPDGTTLSLYVDDSVYQESVHGGMQCIECHADIPDLPHDTPLLPVDCGNCHEETGQYRESLHGRALANGDHSAASCASCHGTHDMRPASDPLAGTHPRNQPATCGKCHSDPALVKAHLIAVANPSGKYMKSVHGRAIFEKGNLDAASCTGCHGTHDLLPSQDPDSRVYRANIPKTCGECHARELAEFEQSIHGKALAAGVRFAPTCVDCHGEHSIEAPEERTSTVNRQQVARSTCPNCHDDERIMTRFGIETMRQASYMDSYHGLAGAAGSQVVASCTSCHGTHLILPHLDPASSTHVSNLPKTCGQCHSNANPNFAVGAVHIMPTDPGQKALGIVRLAYIILIFAVVGGMVFHNTLMMGRHALRKFKQELGGEGTHRRFPTGLTIGHMVLTVAFIALSVSGFALRYPEAWWAKVIFPGEAGLAARGVVHRIAAVVLVGIAVSNACYLLFTRSGRRELLALWFRIKDLKDVFWNLGYAFGLARKEPRFDRYSYIEKFEYWGMWWGTLLMIVTGFCMWFANTFLKFLPKLALDVVALIHFYEAWLAVLTIIIWHLYYMIFDPHTYPMNWSWITGHITEEDFKARHPLEYERIMRERETQAPQNAEDKTDE; translated from the coding sequence ATGCGAAATACCATGGGGAAACGCGCGGCGGTGTTGTGCTGCGCATTACTGTGCGCGGCCCCGCTCGCCGCCCGCGCGCAGGAAAACGCAGACTGCCTGTTCTGCCACGAAGACCCCGATCTGCATATGACGCGGCCCGACGGAACCACGTTGTCCCTGTACGTCGACGATTCCGTCTACCAGGAATCCGTGCACGGCGGCATGCAATGCATCGAGTGTCACGCGGACATACCCGACCTGCCGCATGACACGCCGCTGCTGCCGGTGGACTGCGGCAACTGCCACGAGGAAACCGGGCAATACCGGGAAAGCCTGCACGGGCGCGCCCTCGCGAACGGCGATCATAGCGCCGCTTCCTGCGCCAGTTGTCACGGGACCCACGACATGCGCCCGGCCAGCGACCCGCTCGCCGGCACGCACCCGCGCAATCAACCCGCGACCTGCGGCAAATGCCACTCGGACCCCGCGCTCGTCAAGGCGCACCTGATCGCCGTCGCGAACCCGTCCGGGAAATACATGAAGAGCGTACACGGGCGGGCCATATTCGAGAAGGGGAATCTGGACGCGGCCAGTTGCACGGGCTGTCACGGCACGCACGACCTGCTGCCATCGCAAGACCCGGACTCCCGCGTGTACCGCGCGAACATTCCGAAGACCTGCGGCGAGTGCCACGCGCGGGAGCTGGCCGAGTTCGAGCAAAGCATTCACGGCAAGGCGCTGGCCGCGGGCGTGCGTTTCGCGCCCACGTGCGTGGACTGCCACGGCGAACACAGCATTGAAGCGCCCGAAGAGCGCACTTCCACGGTGAACCGGCAGCAAGTGGCCCGGTCCACCTGCCCGAACTGCCACGACGACGAACGCATCATGACCCGGTTCGGCATCGAGACCATGCGTCAAGCCAGCTACATGGACAGCTACCACGGGCTCGCCGGCGCGGCCGGCTCCCAAGTCGTGGCGAGTTGCACCAGCTGCCACGGCACCCACCTGATCCTGCCCCATCTCGACCCGGCGTCGTCGACGCACGTCTCGAACCTGCCCAAGACCTGCGGGCAATGCCACTCGAACGCGAACCCCAACTTCGCCGTGGGCGCCGTCCACATCATGCCCACCGACCCGGGCCAGAAGGCCCTCGGTATCGTGCGGCTCGCCTACATCATCCTGATTTTCGCCGTCGTCGGCGGCATGGTCTTCCACAACACGCTCATGATGGGCCGGCACGCGCTGCGCAAGTTCAAGCAGGAACTCGGCGGCGAGGGTACCCACCGCCGCTTCCCCACCGGCCTCACCATCGGGCACATGGTGCTGACCGTCGCGTTCATTGCCCTCTCGGTATCCGGCTTTGCGCTGCGCTACCCCGAGGCCTGGTGGGCCAAGGTCATCTTCCCGGGCGAAGCGGGCCTCGCCGCGCGCGGCGTCGTCCACCGCATCGCCGCGGTCGTGCTCGTGGGCATCGCCGTGAGCAATGCCTGCTACCTGCTGTTCACCAGGTCCGGCCGCCGCGAACTGCTCGCGCTCTGGTTCCGGATCAAGGACCTCAAGGACGTGTTCTGGAACCTGGGCTACGCCTTCGGACTCGCCAGGAAGGAGCCCCGCTTCGACCGCTACAGCTACATCGAGAAATTCGAATACTGGGGCATGTGGTGGGGCACGCTGCTCATGATCGTCACCGGGTTCTGCATGTGGTTCGCCAACACATTCCTCAAGTTCCTGCCCAAACTCGCCCTCGACGTCGTCGCCCTGATTCACTTCTACGAGGCGTGGCTCGCCGTGCTCACCATCATCATCTGGCACCTCTACTACATGATCTTCGACCCGCACACCTACCCGATGAACTGGTCCTGGATCACCGGCCACATCACCGAAGAAGACTTTAAGGCGCGCCATCCCCTCGAATACGAGCGCATCATGCGCGAACGCGAAACCCAGGCCCCGCAAAACGCCGAAGACAAAACCGACGAGTAA
- a CDS encoding uracil-DNA glycosylase family protein: MTHPNKSEPLPGPEDALQRLLEEARACRVCEASLPLGPRPVLRAKASARILIAGQAPGLRVHQTGVPWNDPSGDRLRAWMGIGREAFYDDSRIAIIPSGFCYPGRDPRGGDLPPRAECAETWLAPLMRLLPHIQFAVLAGAYAQRLHLGGRIQSTLTETVRSWREYAPRYLPLPHPSFRNNQWLKRNPWFETEVLPYLRKRVRLLLR, encoded by the coding sequence ATGACGCACCCCAACAAATCAGAGCCACTGCCGGGTCCGGAAGACGCGTTGCAGCGGCTCCTCGAAGAAGCGCGCGCCTGCCGTGTTTGCGAAGCCAGTCTGCCGCTCGGGCCGCGGCCTGTCTTGCGCGCGAAGGCATCGGCGCGCATCTTGATTGCGGGCCAGGCCCCGGGCTTGCGCGTGCATCAGACCGGCGTGCCTTGGAATGACCCCAGCGGGGACCGGCTGCGCGCATGGATGGGTATCGGCCGCGAAGCGTTCTACGACGACTCGCGCATTGCCATCATCCCGTCCGGGTTCTGCTATCCCGGCCGTGACCCGCGCGGAGGAGATTTGCCGCCGCGTGCTGAATGTGCGGAAACATGGCTGGCGCCGCTGATGCGCCTGCTGCCGCATATCCAATTCGCGGTCCTGGCCGGCGCGTACGCCCAGCGGCTGCACCTGGGCGGCCGCATTCAATCCACCCTTACGGAAACGGTGCGCTCTTGGCGCGAATATGCGCCCCGTTATCTGCCGCTGCCGCATCCCAGTTTCCGCAACAACCAGTGGCTAAAGCGCAATCCGTGGTTTGAAACCGAGGTGTTGCCGTATCTTCGCAAGCGGGTGCGCCTGCTCTTGCGGTAA